A genomic segment from Limosilactobacillus sp. encodes:
- the mvaD gene encoding diphosphomevalonate decarboxylase yields MATAKAHTNIALVKYWGKKDQELIIPQTDSLSLTLNEFYTTTRVNFDPNLAADQVTINHELLSPAAAKRTSAFLDLVRQRSGRQQFARVDSINHVPTAAGLASSASAFAALAGAASAAAGLSLDRRELSRLARRGSGSATRSIFGGLVEWHRGHDDSTSFAEPIMEKLDFGLEMLAIMINTKKKKVTSRQGMQASVTTSPYYASWREVVATDMQAMKDAINRRDIPAIGHIAEENALRMHALTLSADPGYTYFNSATLTAIQTVRALRENGIDCYFTMDAGPNVKVIYDRQDRDRVISGLTQTFDRDQLVVSPAGPGIQIWNEDNNQALL; encoded by the coding sequence ATGGCGACCGCCAAAGCACATACAAACATTGCCCTGGTCAAGTACTGGGGTAAGAAGGATCAGGAATTGATCATTCCGCAGACGGACAGCCTGTCACTAACCCTGAACGAGTTCTACACGACGACCCGGGTCAACTTTGATCCGAACCTGGCTGCAGATCAGGTCACCATCAATCATGAGCTGCTCTCGCCGGCAGCGGCTAAGCGCACCAGCGCCTTCTTGGACCTGGTTCGCCAGCGCTCTGGTCGGCAGCAGTTTGCCCGGGTTGATTCCATCAACCACGTGCCCACGGCGGCGGGCCTAGCCTCGTCTGCCTCGGCCTTCGCCGCCCTGGCCGGCGCCGCCAGTGCTGCGGCCGGCCTTTCGCTTGACCGGCGGGAACTATCCCGGCTGGCCCGCCGTGGTTCCGGCTCGGCCACCCGCTCGATCTTCGGGGGCCTGGTGGAATGGCACCGTGGCCACGACGACTCGACCTCCTTTGCCGAACCGATTATGGAAAAGCTGGACTTCGGTCTCGAAATGCTGGCCATCATGATCAACACCAAGAAGAAAAAGGTCACCAGTCGCCAGGGGATGCAGGCCAGCGTCACCACCTCACCCTACTACGCCAGCTGGCGCGAGGTCGTGGCAACCGACATGCAGGCAATGAAGGACGCGATCAACCGTCGCGACATTCCGGCTATCGGTCACATCGCCGAGGAGAATGCCCTGCGGATGCACGCCCTCACCCTTTCCGCCGATCCGGGTTACACCTACTTCAATAGTGCCACCCTGACGGCGATCCAGACCGTACGGGCACTGCGTGAAAATGGGATTGACTGCTACTTTACAATGGATGCCGGGCCCAACGTCAAGGTCATTTACGACCGACAGGATCGGGACCGGGTTATCAGTGGCCTGACTCAAACATTTGACCGGGATCAGTTGGTGGTTTCGCCGGCCGGACCGGGAATTCAGATTTGGAATGAAGACAACAATCAAGCGTTACTATAA
- the fni gene encoding type 2 isopentenyl-diphosphate Delta-isomerase, whose translation MESQQAHRKDEHLSLALATYQQTHDQDYFNQVRLIHDALPETALAEVDPRVQLGQSLTLDWPFYLEAMTGGSKRAATINASLARQAAKHHLAMATGSLSVALREPATRDSFTVVRELNPDGKVFANLSAGASLEAARKAIDLLQADALELHLNAAQELIMPEGDRAFHWLDNIGHLVEELPVPVIVKEVGFGMSKRTISRLIKAGVSYINVSGRGGTNFAAIENRRNHQLDLADLEDWGQTTPEALLEARAVQPTVNLIASGGIVSPLDLVKAGVLGAQAAGVAGYFLRVLVRQGEDALDEELSRWQEELKRLLTLLGCQRFTDLPRQIDFVLTGDLYTYAQQRALL comes from the coding sequence ATGGAATCACAACAAGCACATCGTAAAGACGAACACCTTTCCCTGGCACTCGCCACCTACCAGCAAACCCACGACCAAGACTACTTCAATCAGGTGCGACTGATTCATGACGCCCTGCCGGAAACTGCCCTAGCCGAGGTGGATCCACGAGTTCAACTTGGTCAGTCACTGACCCTCGACTGGCCCTTCTACCTCGAGGCGATGACCGGCGGCAGCAAGCGGGCAGCAACGATCAATGCCAGCCTGGCCAGGCAGGCTGCTAAGCACCACCTGGCCATGGCCACCGGTTCGCTAAGCGTTGCCCTTCGTGAGCCTGCCACCCGTGACTCCTTTACCGTCGTTCGGGAGCTGAATCCTGATGGTAAAGTCTTCGCTAATTTAAGCGCCGGGGCCAGTCTCGAAGCCGCCAGGAAGGCAATTGATCTTCTCCAGGCCGATGCCCTCGAGCTACACCTGAACGCCGCCCAGGAGCTAATCATGCCCGAGGGGGACCGGGCCTTCCACTGGCTGGACAACATTGGGCACCTGGTTGAGGAATTGCCGGTACCCGTAATCGTCAAAGAGGTCGGTTTCGGCATGAGCAAACGGACGATTTCCCGCCTGATCAAGGCCGGGGTTTCCTATATCAACGTCAGCGGTCGGGGCGGTACTAATTTTGCCGCGATTGAAAACCGGCGCAACCACCAGCTGGACCTGGCCGACCTCGAGGATTGGGGCCAGACCACCCCGGAAGCCCTCCTCGAGGCCCGGGCCGTCCAGCCCACGGTCAACCTAATTGCCTCCGGTGGCATCGTTAGTCCCCTAGACCTGGTCAAGGCCGGCGTCCTCGGTGCCCAAGCGGCTGGGGTGGCGGGCTACTTCCTGCGCGTCCTCGTTCGCCAGGGTGAGGACGCCCTGGATGAGGAACTCAGCCGGTGGCAGGAGGAGCTTAAGCGGCTCCTCACCCTGCTCGGCTGCCAACGCTTCACCGACCTCCCGCGACAGATAGACTTCGTCTTGACTGGAGATCTTTACACTTACGCTCAGCAGCGCGCCCTGCTCTAA
- a CDS encoding helicase C-terminal domain-containing protein, with product MNKQKQRRPKRDKKAPIYSVVDLETTGTSVNHGDRIIQIGCVLVQDGQVINQFETKVNPREKIPHSIVQLTGIHDRDVRQAPLFEDVAGTIYSLLTGTIFVAHNVNFDFPFLNAELERAGYPTLPIRAIDTVTLSQILLPTAQSFRLRDLTSSLHIEHDHPHSAVSDAEATAQLLIDLLKRVHQLPTLTLERIVELHLALPQQTAAVFEDELARRVDHPLPLSEDLYVSHGLALHKQRPLTVAKPAQTPRYPSTKRAKAKLFGDQLDVRPVQAKMMNSIYNNYTHDEPKSMIVEAGTGSGKTLGYLLPLSYVAYPDKQIVVSTATNLLQQQIAQQAVRQLNAVLPFQMNAVVIKGNDHYLDLAKFARSLSVIEESKLVQLLKARILVWLLETTSGDLDELNLTTQQSPYFTEIRHHGITSLNPDGELYNDDFLVRRNKRLKQANIIITNHAYLVAHAQELGDGTRRPYLVVDEAQHLSDNILRRSRRQFDFPHLRSAIHVLSGLVSNGSERNLTDIFADHALASYNVELLRGDLTNIEEAVNQFQQALYRQFMQQSNVNGENELIETALDNDQLEQLLDVGGPLMMNLEQALGSVQLHFSALQHIFTQQADRWLPSDRYLMSQFQSQMAKLSAADATLNKYNEILQQRGDSAAFWLRIRQSSEYSAMQLNGGLLEANHYLTENVYPYFAQPLFTGATLFSSARSHYLYSQLDLDRKATLAKRFASPFDYQSHARLLVAQDAPVPSARTNADYVRYLSRTIYHLTKKTDCQTMILFNSLVMIEQVYGQLRDTDLFDQRDILAQGITGGREKLLKQFANGHNAILLGATSFWEGVDLPKTALELLIVTRLPFDAPNEVMTRAHNDLLKRQGKNPFYQSALPKATMRLRQGVGRLIRTPDDYGVAVVLDSRLHQRRYGATILKSFPEELPIQVLPTDQLILTANNFLKKNHQPPQA from the coding sequence GTGAATAAACAAAAACAACGACGCCCTAAGCGCGACAAGAAGGCGCCAATTTATTCGGTAGTCGACCTGGAGACCACCGGCACCAGCGTCAATCATGGCGACCGGATTATTCAGATCGGTTGCGTCCTGGTCCAGGATGGCCAGGTGATTAACCAATTTGAAACGAAGGTTAATCCGCGGGAAAAGATCCCCCACTCAATCGTCCAGCTGACGGGTATTCACGATCGGGACGTTCGGCAGGCTCCACTGTTTGAGGACGTGGCCGGCACCATCTACAGCCTTTTGACGGGCACGATCTTCGTGGCCCATAACGTCAATTTTGATTTCCCATTTCTCAATGCGGAGCTGGAACGGGCGGGTTACCCGACCCTGCCAATTCGGGCCATCGACACGGTTACGCTCAGCCAAATTCTTTTGCCGACCGCTCAGAGCTTTCGTCTGCGGGATTTGACCAGCTCACTGCACATTGAGCATGATCATCCCCACAGTGCGGTTTCCGATGCCGAAGCGACGGCTCAGCTCCTGATTGATCTCTTGAAGCGGGTCCATCAGCTGCCAACGCTGACTTTGGAACGGATCGTCGAATTACACTTGGCCCTGCCCCAGCAGACGGCGGCGGTCTTTGAGGATGAGTTGGCACGCCGGGTGGACCACCCGCTGCCGCTAAGCGAGGACCTCTACGTCAGCCATGGCCTGGCCCTGCACAAACAACGGCCGCTGACGGTTGCTAAGCCTGCGCAGACGCCGCGGTACCCATCGACCAAGCGGGCCAAGGCCAAGCTCTTTGGTGACCAGCTGGACGTCCGGCCGGTTCAGGCCAAGATGATGAACAGCATCTACAATAACTACACCCACGACGAGCCGAAGAGCATGATCGTCGAGGCCGGAACGGGGAGTGGGAAGACCCTGGGCTACCTTCTGCCACTTAGCTACGTGGCCTATCCGGACAAGCAGATCGTGGTCAGCACGGCCACCAACCTCCTCCAGCAGCAGATTGCCCAGCAGGCGGTCCGTCAGCTCAACGCCGTCCTGCCATTTCAAATGAACGCCGTGGTGATCAAGGGAAACGACCACTACCTCGACCTGGCCAAGTTTGCCCGGTCGCTCAGCGTGATTGAGGAGTCCAAGCTGGTCCAACTTCTAAAGGCCCGGATCCTGGTCTGGCTCCTGGAGACGACCAGCGGGGACCTCGATGAGCTGAACCTGACGACCCAGCAGTCGCCGTACTTCACCGAGATCCGCCACCACGGGATCACTAGCCTGAACCCAGATGGTGAATTGTACAACGACGACTTCCTGGTGCGGCGCAATAAGCGGCTCAAGCAGGCCAATATCATCATCACCAACCACGCCTACCTGGTTGCCCATGCCCAGGAACTGGGCGATGGCACCCGGCGGCCGTACCTGGTGGTCGACGAGGCCCAGCACCTCAGCGACAACATCCTCCGCCGGTCGCGGCGGCAGTTTGACTTTCCCCACCTGCGCTCGGCCATCCACGTGCTCAGCGGCCTGGTCAGCAACGGCAGTGAACGCAACCTGACGGACATCTTTGCCGACCACGCCCTGGCCAGCTACAACGTTGAGCTCCTCCGTGGCGACCTGACCAATATTGAGGAGGCGGTCAACCAGTTCCAGCAGGCGCTCTACCGGCAGTTTATGCAGCAGTCGAACGTCAACGGGGAGAACGAGCTGATCGAAACCGCCCTGGACAATGACCAGCTGGAGCAGCTGCTGGACGTGGGCGGGCCGTTGATGATGAATCTGGAGCAGGCCCTGGGCAGCGTTCAGCTGCATTTTTCGGCCCTCCAGCATATCTTTACCCAGCAGGCCGACCGCTGGCTGCCCAGTGATCGCTACCTGATGAGCCAATTCCAGAGTCAGATGGCCAAGCTGAGTGCCGCCGATGCGACCCTGAACAAGTACAATGAGATTCTCCAGCAGCGAGGCGATAGTGCTGCCTTTTGGCTGCGGATTCGCCAGTCCAGCGAGTATAGTGCCATGCAATTGAACGGGGGCCTGCTCGAGGCCAATCACTACCTGACCGAGAACGTCTACCCGTACTTTGCCCAGCCGCTCTTCACCGGGGCGACCCTCTTCTCCTCGGCACGCTCGCACTACCTCTATTCGCAGTTGGACCTGGACCGCAAGGCAACCCTGGCCAAGCGCTTTGCCTCGCCATTTGACTACCAGTCCCACGCTCGGCTCCTGGTGGCCCAGGATGCGCCGGTGCCGAGTGCCCGGACCAACGCCGACTATGTTCGCTACCTCAGCCGGACCATCTACCACCTGACCAAGAAGACCGACTGCCAGACGATGATTCTCTTCAATTCCCTGGTGATGATCGAGCAGGTCTATGGTCAGCTGCGCGACACCGACCTCTTCGACCAGCGTGATATCCTGGCCCAGGGGATCACCGGTGGTCGGGAAAAGCTCTTAAAGCAGTTTGCCAACGGTCATAACGCCATTCTTCTGGGGGCGACGAGCTTCTGGGAGGGGGTTGACCTGCCGAAGACCGCCCTAGAGCTTTTGATCGTGACCCGGTTGCCATTTGATGCGCCCAATGAGGTGATGACCCGGGCCCACAACGATCTCTTGAAGCGCCAGGGGAAAAATCCATTCTACCAGTCGGCCCTGCCAAAGGCGACGATGCGGCTGCGTCAGGGGGTTGGGCGACTGATCCGGACGCCGGACGACTACGGGGTGGCCGTGGTGCTGGATTCGCGGCTGCACCAGCGGCGGTACGGCGCGACGATCCTGAAGAGCTTCCCCGAGGAACTGCCGATTCAGGTCCTGCCGACCGATCAGCTGATCCTAACGGCAAATAATTTCTTAAAAAAGAACCACCAGCCCCCACAAGCCTGA
- a CDS encoding phosphomevalonate kinase: protein MITEKAPGKLYIAGEYAVVENGYPAILVALDQFVTCTITESAREVGQIISKQYTNDQLSWRRMGDRMVVDKRDNPFSYILSAIRVTEEYARSFERHLRIYDMHIDSQLDSASGRKYGLGSSAAVTVATVKALCHFYHLPVNKDQIFKLAAIAHFAVQGNGSLGDVAASVYGGWISYHSFDRQWLAQQRQYLDLKTLVDLPWPDLKIEPLVAPEDLELLIGWTGKPASTSQLVDKISLFKARQQDEYHRFLEDSKACIQRMVEGFHQQDLEVIKREIRYNRDLLKRLGTRSGVDIETPVLNRLCQIAEKFGGAAKTSGAGGGDCGIVAIDRHANFHGVLKSWAKEKIEQLPLSVHFIDDIKYSVQQRLPL from the coding sequence TTGATTACTGAAAAAGCACCGGGCAAGTTATACATTGCCGGGGAATACGCCGTCGTCGAGAATGGTTATCCGGCCATTCTGGTCGCACTCGATCAATTTGTCACCTGCACCATCACGGAAAGTGCCCGTGAGGTGGGACAAATTATCAGTAAGCAGTACACCAACGACCAGTTGAGCTGGCGGCGGATGGGCGACCGGATGGTGGTCGACAAGCGGGACAACCCCTTCTCTTACATTCTTTCCGCCATTCGCGTCACCGAGGAATACGCCCGCAGCTTCGAGCGGCACTTGCGGATCTACGACATGCACATCGACAGTCAGCTCGATAGTGCCAGTGGCCGCAAATACGGTCTTGGTTCTTCCGCTGCCGTGACCGTGGCGACCGTCAAGGCGCTCTGCCACTTCTACCACCTGCCCGTTAATAAGGACCAGATCTTTAAGCTCGCGGCCATCGCCCACTTCGCTGTTCAGGGCAACGGCTCTTTGGGTGACGTCGCAGCCTCCGTTTACGGTGGCTGGATCTCCTACCACTCCTTCGACCGCCAGTGGCTGGCCCAGCAGCGCCAATACCTAGATCTCAAGACCCTGGTTGACCTGCCCTGGCCAGACCTGAAGATTGAACCGCTCGTGGCACCGGAGGACCTGGAGCTTTTGATCGGCTGGACCGGAAAGCCGGCCTCGACCTCCCAACTGGTTGACAAGATCTCCCTCTTCAAGGCCCGCCAGCAGGACGAGTATCACCGTTTCCTGGAGGACAGCAAGGCCTGCATTCAACGAATGGTCGAAGGTTTTCACCAGCAGGACCTCGAAGTCATCAAGCGCGAAATTCGCTACAATCGCGACCTGCTCAAGCGCTTGGGGACACGCTCGGGTGTCGACATCGAGACCCCCGTCCTGAATCGGCTCTGCCAGATTGCCGAGAAGTTCGGCGGTGCGGCCAAGACGTCCGGTGCCGGTGGCGGTGACTGCGGGATCGTCGCGATCGACCGGCACGCCAATTTCCACGGGGTCCTGAAGTCCTGGGCCAAGGAAAAGATCGAGCAGCTGCCACTGTCGGTTCACTTCATCGATGACATCAAGTACAGCGTTCAACAACGATTACCGCTGTAA
- the mvk gene encoding mevalonate kinase, giving the protein MVKQQGIGHSCAKIILMGDHSVVYGQPAIALPLPSVGLTVTITSTTAGQTVESRYYTGDWDALPEEMAGVSKLIATLVDRFGGQNDHWHLTIESQLPAERGMGSSAATAIAIVRAFFDYYEQPLDRPTLLQLADVEEQITHRSPSGLDAATASSKTPLYYIKGQAGTSIPLNLQATMVIADTGIKGATKEAILGVQELLKNDPANAQAHIEHLGELVKATRGFLANNEVNKLGTALNAAQEDLRALQVSDDHLDHLIEVAIANGALGAKLTGGGRGGCMFAITRTALGARKLASILKENGARQTWIQPLDTRGEQ; this is encoded by the coding sequence ATGGTGAAACAACAGGGGATTGGTCACAGTTGCGCGAAAATCATTTTGATGGGGGATCACAGCGTTGTCTATGGGCAGCCGGCAATTGCCCTCCCCCTCCCCAGCGTCGGACTAACCGTCACGATTACCAGCACCACAGCTGGGCAGACAGTCGAGAGCCGTTATTACACGGGCGACTGGGATGCTCTGCCGGAGGAAATGGCGGGAGTTAGCAAGCTGATCGCAACCCTGGTCGACCGCTTCGGTGGCCAAAATGATCACTGGCACCTGACAATCGAAAGCCAACTGCCGGCCGAACGGGGAATGGGTTCTTCGGCGGCGACCGCCATCGCCATTGTCCGGGCCTTTTTTGATTACTACGAACAGCCCCTCGACCGGCCGACATTACTGCAGCTCGCCGACGTTGAGGAACAGATCACTCACCGCAGTCCGTCGGGGCTCGATGCGGCCACGGCTAGTTCTAAAACGCCCCTTTACTACATCAAGGGGCAGGCCGGCACGTCCATCCCGCTTAACCTGCAGGCCACGATGGTGATTGCCGACACCGGAATCAAGGGCGCCACCAAGGAGGCAATTCTGGGGGTTCAGGAACTCCTCAAGAATGATCCGGCCAACGCCCAGGCTCACATTGAACACCTGGGTGAACTGGTCAAGGCCACCCGCGGCTTCCTCGCCAACAACGAAGTCAACAAGCTGGGGACGGCACTAAATGCCGCCCAGGAAGATCTACGCGCCCTGCAGGTCAGCGACGATCACCTGGATCACCTGATCGAGGTGGCAATCGCCAACGGCGCCCTGGGGGCCAAGCTGACTGGTGGGGGCCGGGGCGGCTGCATGTTTGCGATAACCCGGACTGCGCTGGGCGCTCGCAAGCTGGCCAGCATCCTCAAGGAGAACGGGGCCCGGCAGACCTGGATTCAACCACTGGATACACGAGGTGAACAGTAA